The Planctomycetaceae bacterium genome has a segment encoding these proteins:
- a CDS encoding Rrf2 family transcriptional regulator has product MQLTTQTDYALRTLMYLAAVSSRATVGEVSQLFGISVHHVAKVVNLLSRHGFVRSIRGVGGGIELARQPDQILVGDVISRFEGSLHLLDCIDQTNVCAIESFCKLKRVLAEAERIQLEYLNSVTLAEIAPTHRQLNRSAASSEPK; this is encoded by the coding sequence ATGCAGCTCACAACACAGACTGACTACGCGCTGAGAACGCTGATGTACCTCGCGGCCGTTTCTTCAAGGGCCACCGTCGGCGAAGTCTCGCAACTGTTTGGAATCTCCGTACACCATGTCGCGAAAGTCGTGAACCTGCTGTCGCGGCATGGTTTCGTGCGAAGCATTCGAGGCGTCGGAGGAGGCATTGAACTCGCCCGACAGCCGGATCAGATTCTGGTCGGCGACGTGATTTCCCGGTTTGAGGGCAGCCTGCACCTTCTGGATTGCATCGATCAGACAAACGTCTGCGCGATCGAGTCCTTCTGCAAGCTGAAACGCGTCCTGGCGGAAGCGGAGCGAATCCAGCTTGAATATCTGAACAGCGTGACGCTTGCCGAAATCGCACCAACGCACCGCCAGTTGAACAGATCGGCCGCATCGTCGGAACCGAAGTAG
- a CDS encoding DUF3365 domain-containing protein: MMKKYAVVLCCVAAVAAAAMYFSVSAGRAEADEKAAAGKPDAAAVERARKTTAMLDNIFKQTVVLITDKYVHDENDFAAGSAAVALFENISSSGPTKVRLIDATGQPYDEKNVARDDFEKAGIKKLKAGAKLHEEVVSTDGKPFLRTVTTVPVVMEKCVMCHAHYAEVEKGAPIGAISYTIPIE; this comes from the coding sequence ATGATGAAGAAGTATGCGGTCGTCCTGTGCTGTGTGGCTGCCGTGGCCGCCGCAGCAATGTACTTCAGTGTCAGTGCCGGTCGTGCTGAGGCCGACGAAAAGGCGGCAGCCGGGAAGCCGGATGCAGCCGCAGTGGAACGTGCTCGCAAGACAACCGCGATGCTCGATAACATCTTCAAACAGACGGTCGTGCTGATCACCGACAAGTATGTTCACGATGAAAACGACTTCGCGGCGGGCAGTGCTGCCGTGGCGCTGTTTGAAAACATTTCAAGTTCCGGTCCCACGAAAGTGCGCCTGATCGATGCCACCGGACAGCCATACGATGAGAAAAACGTCGCCCGCGACGATTTCGAAAAGGCGGGTATCAAGAAGCTGAAGGCGGGGGCGAAGCTTCATGAAGAGGTTGTCAGTACAGACGGGAAGCCGTTCCTTCGCACTGTGACTACCGTCCCGGTCGTCATGGAAAAGTGCGTCATGTGCCACGCCCACTACGCCGAAGTCGAAAAAGGTGCACCGATCGGAGCGATCAGCTACACGATCCCCATCGAATAA
- a CDS encoding cupin domain-containing protein, with protein MMKQETTRRWTLADFSKIDGVPCPCGTARRAFHGIDAFPGSLHVTEISDDAQKHYHKNLTETYYFLECGPGARMELDDEVIDVRPGIAIVIPPGVRHRALGRMKVLIIVIPEFDPDDEWLD; from the coding sequence ATGATGAAACAAGAGACAACACGGCGGTGGACGCTGGCCGATTTCTCGAAAATTGACGGTGTCCCGTGTCCCTGCGGCACCGCACGACGCGCGTTCCATGGAATCGATGCGTTTCCGGGTTCGCTGCACGTCACGGAAATCAGCGACGACGCTCAGAAGCATTACCACAAGAACCTGACAGAAACTTACTACTTCCTTGAATGCGGTCCCGGTGCGAGGATGGAACTGGACGACGAAGTGATTGACGTCCGTCCGGGCATCGCCATCGTCATTCCGCCCGGAGTTCGTCACCGGGCGCTCGGACGAATGAAAGTCCTGATCATCGTCATTCCGGAATTCGATCCGGACGACGAGTGGCTGGATTAG
- a CDS encoding serine hydrolase domain-containing protein: MRTLTLPVALCAILLTSCNHRPVAAEDAIAGLTIANPSDLGINVRRLQIIEEIVQQELSRDRMPGCVILIGYRGSIVYHEAFGHRQLQPEPLPMDKDTVFDMASLTKPMATATSVMKLVEDGQVELDAPVSTYIPEFTGSGKDTITVQQLLTHTGGLIPDNAMSDYENGPDTAFERIHSLGLISDPGTKFGYSDVGFIVLGELVERVSGSSVHEYSQRAIFEPLQMSETGFLPAEPLRARAAPTEQRDGHWMQGEVHDPRAFALGGIAGHAGLFSTARDMARYAQMMLNQGSLGGVQVLKPETVERMTAGVEVSSGLRTAGWDMRSPYSSNRGDLMSSSAYGHGGFTGTGMWIDPELQLFVIFLSNRVHPDGKGSVNPLIGRIGTIAAAALPE, from the coding sequence GTGAGAACGCTGACTCTGCCCGTTGCGCTGTGCGCCATTCTGTTGACAAGCTGCAATCACCGACCGGTCGCCGCGGAAGATGCGATCGCGGGACTGACGATTGCAAATCCGTCGGACCTCGGAATCAATGTCCGTCGATTGCAGATCATTGAAGAGATCGTGCAGCAGGAGTTGTCCCGCGACAGAATGCCCGGCTGCGTGATCTTGATCGGCTATCGCGGAAGCATCGTCTACCACGAAGCGTTCGGGCATCGGCAGCTTCAGCCCGAACCATTGCCGATGGACAAGGACACTGTGTTCGACATGGCGTCGCTGACAAAGCCGATGGCCACAGCCACCAGTGTGATGAAGCTGGTGGAAGACGGGCAGGTCGAGCTGGATGCTCCGGTGTCGACATACATTCCTGAATTCACCGGCAGCGGCAAAGACACCATCACCGTGCAGCAGTTGCTGACTCACACCGGCGGATTGATTCCTGACAACGCGATGAGTGACTACGAGAACGGACCGGACACCGCCTTCGAAAGAATTCACAGCCTTGGACTGATCAGTGATCCGGGCACAAAATTCGGATACTCGGACGTTGGCTTCATCGTGCTTGGTGAGCTCGTCGAGCGGGTTTCCGGCAGCAGCGTTCACGAGTACTCGCAGCGGGCAATTTTCGAACCGCTGCAGATGTCGGAAACGGGATTTCTGCCTGCGGAGCCGTTGCGTGCCCGAGCCGCCCCGACGGAACAGCGGGACGGGCATTGGATGCAGGGCGAAGTCCACGACCCGCGCGCCTTTGCGCTGGGCGGAATCGCCGGACACGCCGGGTTGTTCTCGACAGCGCGCGACATGGCGCGCTACGCACAGATGATGCTCAATCAGGGCAGCCTGGGTGGCGTGCAGGTGCTGAAGCCGGAAACGGTCGAACGCATGACGGCGGGAGTCGAAGTCTCGTCCGGATTGAGAACGGCCGGCTGGGATATGAGATCGCCCTATTCGTCAAATCGCGGCGACCTGATGTCGAGTTCCGCGTATGGACACGGAGGCTTCACGGGCACGGGAATGTGGATCGATCCGGAACTGCAGCTTTTCGTGATCTTCCTCAGCAATCGTGTCCATCCCGACGGAAAGGGATCGGTGAATCCGCTCATCGGACGGATTGGAACAATCGCTGCGGCGGCACTGCCGGAATAA
- a CDS encoding glycosyltransferase family 39 protein, producing the protein MSRRFLSPQALWLALCWLSVLEFCRRAEAQRLRAVLDAGADALVWATSFWSVESTPPTIVLLALPSLFLFVRRHQRPRTASVAGYADMPSGPYLASLRQRTASVAAVFLMSLVCSVAVGSRPVSVSNGFNAQTTAFADLPPAYHDEFSYLLQARTFLDGRLSYPPAAVRPDLFHQFHVLNEYRTASRYFPWTGMWVAPFLKLEHPVWGQWLAGALSAAFFYLSAAQLVRQRAALAGGLLIAASPGLAVFSNLILAHHPTMLALSIFLWAFLRMLQGGGWRFSLIAGTALMLAMLGRPMTAAGFALPFGLLFAWRMLARSSKSDAATSDSLRPFPKDDRADAEIRRSASAMNLPVLAAGLAVPLLLGFAILALFNHSITGSWLKSAYQQYTDTFTPSHRYGFNNAAAAVESTVDTVRPKAVVEYDRWATNLTPAGAVVNVRHRIASSAQWSLGIVPVLFGLLMTLPPLLFGSPSRDASDAAETAQTDGGLVVSRTGIRLLACSVISLHLVHIPYWFDGIMHWHYVFETAPLLLLLTGIGLTYAVDILKRQLPPKPAIAWMLCFIASALLPDWVSVPEVWGTSKVDAAVSELAYSRIRMKQFQNVVGDDAVAKPALILVDETGTDFQLSYIVNPPDYSGPVLVCRMPESPEEIDDLQAAFADRRVYVFDPVAFSLTEVPARSSP; encoded by the coding sequence ATGTCTCGCAGATTTCTTTCACCGCAGGCGCTCTGGCTGGCACTTTGCTGGCTGTCAGTTCTTGAATTCTGCCGCCGAGCCGAAGCGCAGCGTTTGCGAGCAGTCCTCGACGCAGGTGCCGACGCGCTGGTCTGGGCCACCAGTTTCTGGAGCGTCGAATCGACTCCGCCGACAATTGTCCTGCTGGCGTTGCCGTCGCTGTTTCTGTTCGTCCGGCGACACCAGCGACCACGAACGGCATCGGTCGCAGGTTACGCGGATATGCCTTCCGGACCGTATCTCGCCTCGCTGCGACAGCGAACCGCGTCCGTGGCTGCGGTGTTTCTTATGTCGCTGGTTTGCAGTGTCGCCGTCGGCAGCCGGCCGGTTTCTGTATCGAACGGGTTCAACGCCCAAACAACAGCATTCGCCGACCTGCCGCCCGCCTATCACGATGAGTTCAGCTACCTGCTGCAGGCACGCACATTTCTGGACGGAAGACTTTCGTATCCTCCGGCTGCCGTGCGACCGGATTTGTTCCATCAATTTCACGTCCTGAACGAATATCGCACTGCCAGCCGCTATTTCCCATGGACCGGCATGTGGGTCGCTCCGTTTCTGAAGCTGGAGCACCCGGTCTGGGGACAGTGGCTGGCCGGTGCCCTTTCCGCTGCATTTTTCTATCTGTCGGCAGCTCAGCTTGTTCGGCAGCGAGCCGCTCTGGCCGGAGGGCTGCTGATCGCGGCCAGTCCCGGGCTCGCTGTGTTCAGCAATCTGATCCTGGCACATCACCCGACGATGCTGGCTCTGAGCATTTTTCTGTGGGCTTTTCTGCGAATGTTGCAGGGAGGCGGCTGGCGATTCTCGCTTATCGCTGGCACGGCACTGATGCTCGCAATGCTGGGGCGACCCATGACGGCAGCCGGGTTCGCTCTGCCGTTTGGCCTTCTGTTTGCATGGCGAATGCTCGCTCGATCGTCGAAATCGGATGCCGCGACCAGCGACTCTTTGCGACCATTCCCGAAAGACGACCGCGCGGACGCGGAAATCCGTCGGTCGGCATCCGCAATGAATCTGCCTGTCCTCGCTGCCGGGCTGGCGGTTCCGTTGCTGCTTGGATTCGCGATTCTCGCGCTGTTCAATCACAGCATCACGGGTTCCTGGCTGAAGTCGGCGTATCAGCAGTACACAGACACGTTTACTCCGAGCCATCGCTACGGATTCAACAATGCCGCGGCTGCGGTCGAATCGACAGTTGACACGGTTCGACCGAAAGCGGTTGTCGAATATGACCGCTGGGCCACCAATCTGACTCCCGCCGGTGCAGTCGTGAATGTTCGACATCGCATTGCATCGAGCGCGCAGTGGTCGCTCGGCATCGTGCCGGTGTTGTTCGGCCTGCTAATGACATTGCCGCCGCTGCTGTTCGGGTCGCCCAGCAGAGATGCCTCTGATGCAGCCGAAACCGCGCAGACGGACGGCGGTCTCGTTGTCAGCAGGACCGGAATCCGACTGCTGGCCTGCAGCGTCATCAGTCTGCACCTTGTTCACATCCCGTATTGGTTTGACGGGATCATGCACTGGCACTACGTCTTCGAAACGGCTCCCCTGCTGCTGCTGCTGACGGGAATCGGGTTGACGTACGCGGTCGATATTCTGAAACGTCAGTTGCCGCCGAAGCCAGCGATCGCATGGATGCTGTGCTTCATTGCTTCCGCGCTGCTGCCGGACTGGGTCAGTGTTCCCGAAGTGTGGGGTACTTCAAAGGTCGACGCAGCTGTCAGCGAACTGGCGTACTCAAGAATCCGCATGAAGCAGTTTCAGAATGTGGTCGGCGACGACGCCGTGGCCAAACCGGCGCTGATTCTGGTCGACGAAACGGGTACCGATTTTCAATTGAGCTACATCGTCAATCCACCGGACTACAGCGGTCCCGTCCTTGTTTGCCGCATGCCGGAATCGCCGGAAGAGATCGATGACCTTCAGGCCGCGTTCGCGGATCGCCGTGTCTATGTCTTCGATCCTGTTGCGTTTTCGCTGACCGAAGTGCCGGCAAGATCCAGCCCTTAG
- a CDS encoding YkgJ family cysteine cluster protein, which produces MSQPSLKLPVIQNWSCHNCSGCCREHLIEITEVEKRRIEKQGWTAKDGISMERPVIQKIARGRYRLAHTADGACVFLNEDGLCRIHANFGESAKPLACRVYPYAYHPAGKEITVSLRFSCPSVVQNLGTPVARQSAGLRQVASEVIAGKKMAVAPPAIHGSQQLDWADFHRFLKALDDSFADESVNFAVRLMRVLTWLEVVEVSQFSTVRGAKLDDYLARLLAAARKAQPDNDLPVLKPGRSARTMFRQMVAQYARHDTEATARGGLKTKLRLAATAVRFATGRGRVPLMPEPASVSVAFGGNLRGESDAEAVPSTPAESRRSQQPSRRPSFADLEAPFSCRRPDVDELFTRYFRVKIQGIHFCGPAHYDTPLLEGFQSLALMYPITLWLAVLRAARRGDSRIELQDAQAALATTDHNFGYSPALGLRSALNRVRILARMQQVTAICGWYSR; this is translated from the coding sequence ATGTCTCAGCCTTCGCTTAAGCTGCCCGTTATCCAGAACTGGAGCTGCCACAATTGCAGCGGGTGTTGCCGCGAGCATCTGATTGAGATTACCGAAGTCGAAAAACGCCGCATTGAAAAGCAGGGCTGGACGGCGAAGGACGGGATCTCGATGGAACGCCCTGTCATTCAAAAGATCGCCCGAGGCCGCTATCGCCTTGCTCACACGGCTGATGGAGCCTGCGTGTTTCTGAACGAAGACGGACTTTGCCGCATCCATGCGAACTTCGGCGAATCAGCAAAGCCACTCGCATGTCGGGTGTATCCGTACGCGTACCATCCTGCAGGCAAAGAAATCACAGTCAGCCTTCGATTCAGTTGCCCGTCCGTTGTCCAGAATCTGGGAACTCCGGTTGCCCGACAGTCCGCCGGATTGCGACAAGTTGCGTCGGAGGTCATCGCCGGGAAAAAAATGGCCGTCGCGCCTCCCGCGATTCATGGAAGCCAGCAACTCGACTGGGCGGACTTCCACCGTTTCCTGAAAGCGCTGGATGATTCGTTTGCCGACGAGTCCGTTAATTTTGCCGTACGACTGATGCGTGTGCTGACATGGCTGGAAGTTGTTGAGGTCTCACAATTCAGCACGGTGCGAGGTGCGAAGCTGGACGATTATCTTGCGCGCCTGCTGGCCGCGGCCAGGAAGGCTCAGCCGGACAACGACCTGCCGGTTCTGAAACCTGGTCGATCCGCCAGGACCATGTTTCGACAGATGGTCGCTCAGTATGCGAGGCACGATACGGAAGCGACCGCGCGCGGAGGATTGAAGACGAAGCTGCGGCTGGCGGCAACGGCTGTCAGGTTCGCAACCGGTCGGGGCAGGGTGCCGCTCATGCCGGAACCTGCATCGGTGTCAGTTGCGTTTGGCGGAAATCTGCGGGGAGAATCCGATGCTGAGGCGGTGCCTTCGACACCAGCGGAGTCGCGTCGCAGCCAACAGCCGTCCCGCCGACCTTCGTTCGCAGATCTTGAAGCGCCGTTCAGTTGCCGTCGTCCCGATGTTGATGAACTCTTCACAAGGTATTTTCGCGTCAAGATTCAGGGAATACATTTTTGCGGCCCGGCTCATTACGATACGCCGCTGCTGGAAGGCTTCCAAAGTCTCGCCCTGATGTATCCGATTACGCTTTGGCTGGCGGTGTTGCGAGCGGCCAGACGCGGCGATTCCCGGATCGAACTGCAGGACGCGCAGGCGGCCCTGGCAACAACGGATCACAACTTCGGGTATTCACCGGCGCTGGGTCTGAGATCCGCACTGAATCGCGTCCGAATCCTGGCCCGGATGCAGCAGGTAACAGCGATTTGCGGATGGTACAGCCGGTAG
- a CDS encoding folylpolyglutamate synthase/dihydrofolate synthase family protein, whose protein sequence is MDKPLPTAIESYDDAVRWIYGRINYEQIRPRRSSNHFRLDRIRRLLSLINSPQDRIPAIHIAGTKGKGSTAAMIDSMLRASGIRTGLYTSPHIHRFEERMQVDGRVPDESEMTDLVARLAAILQSDHTGAAEGGPTYFEVATMLAWMYFDDQHIETAVLETGLGGRLDCTNVCHPLVTVFTTIGLDHTHILGNTHQQIAAEKAGIIKTGVPVICGVNRREAREVIESKAAELGCDFRLLGRDIRIGFSQSESPGSGKLSVNTGHWRYDDLTVPLIGKHQLRNAALAVAAVSTLSETDDRITPATIRAGLAATRWPLRFEVIKTQPTIILDAAHNPDAIEALLATLESPSWQSRRRVLIFAASKDKDAAGMLNQVVTAFDDVILTRFETNPRSASPARLRSLLPSRGTLNFAAEISESPNPEAALAEARRLADKGGLICVAGSIFLAAEIRDMLIRSGELIYTGRGER, encoded by the coding sequence ATGGACAAGCCGCTTCCGACCGCCATTGAATCGTATGACGATGCCGTTCGCTGGATTTACGGTCGTATCAATTACGAACAAATCCGGCCGCGCCGGTCGTCGAACCATTTTCGGCTGGACCGAATTCGCCGGCTGCTGTCGCTGATTAACTCGCCGCAGGACCGCATTCCGGCGATCCACATCGCAGGAACCAAGGGCAAGGGCTCCACAGCTGCGATGATTGACTCGATGCTGCGAGCCTCCGGAATTCGAACGGGGCTGTACACGTCGCCTCATATCCATCGGTTCGAAGAACGCATGCAGGTCGACGGACGGGTTCCAGACGAATCGGAAATGACGGACCTTGTCGCGCGGCTGGCAGCCATTTTGCAGTCGGATCACACAGGAGCGGCCGAAGGCGGCCCCACGTACTTCGAAGTCGCCACAATGCTGGCGTGGATGTACTTTGATGACCAGCACATCGAAACGGCCGTTCTGGAAACCGGACTCGGAGGCCGCCTGGACTGCACCAACGTCTGCCACCCGCTGGTGACGGTGTTCACGACGATCGGCCTGGATCACACACACATCCTCGGCAACACTCATCAGCAGATCGCTGCGGAGAAAGCGGGAATCATTAAGACCGGCGTACCGGTCATCTGTGGAGTCAACCGGCGGGAGGCACGGGAAGTCATCGAATCCAAAGCGGCGGAACTCGGCTGCGATTTCCGGCTGCTGGGGCGCGATATCCGGATCGGCTTCAGTCAATCAGAATCACCCGGTTCCGGGAAACTGTCGGTGAACACCGGTCACTGGCGTTACGACGACCTGACGGTTCCGCTGATCGGCAAACACCAGCTTCGCAATGCTGCACTGGCGGTTGCCGCTGTCTCAACGCTGAGTGAGACCGACGATCGCATCACGCCGGCCACAATCCGCGCGGGTCTTGCCGCGACACGCTGGCCGCTGCGGTTTGAAGTCATCAAGACGCAGCCGACGATCATCCTGGACGCGGCCCATAATCCGGATGCGATTGAGGCGCTGCTGGCGACGCTGGAGTCGCCATCGTGGCAGTCACGCAGACGAGTGCTGATTTTTGCCGCGAGCAAAGACAAGGACGCGGCCGGAATGCTGAATCAGGTGGTCACTGCCTTTGACGATGTCATCCTGACACGCTTTGAAACCAATCCCCGCAGTGCGTCACCTGCCAGACTTCGATCGCTGCTGCCTTCGCGGGGCACCTTGAACTTCGCGGCCGAAATTTCTGAATCACCAAACCCCGAAGCGGCCCTGGCGGAGGCTCGTCGACTCGCCGACAAAGGCGGATTGATCTGCGTGGCCGGTTCGATTTTTCTGGCTGCGGAAATCCGTGACATGCTGATTCGCAGCGGAGAGCTGATTTATACTGGCCGCGGCGAACGCTGA
- the ggt gene encoding gamma-glutamyltransferase encodes MFAIRHAVVTALLLLPGLSVASPQTFPQAVVAADHPAASAAGIEMLQQGGNVVDAAVATSFALSVVRPASCGIGGGGFMLIWDAEKHQAVALDYRERAPASATPEMFAQNGAASQPEDASVRGGRAVAVPGTVAGLCYAAEHYGTLPLATLLAPAIRLAHEGVAVDEFDVEAQHDTLGKLNRFAGYDSRFASLRRLYLNRGQLWSAGDRFHSPQHRLLQIIAAEGRAGFYEGRVAEAIAGTVRNHGGAMTMDDLRTMQPVVRAALVRRFGGADIVTMPPPSSGGVALLQMLQTLERWETESGRSLNSLHQNSADYIHVVTEAMKHAFADRAEFLGDSDFVDVPVRRLLDADYAGGMAGKITLNRTLSQEAYGRFFNRPDAGTSHFSVIDAAGNAVACTETINLTYGSFVVVPEFGVVLNNEMDDFAARPGEPNAFGLIQSNANAVAAGKKPLSSMTPTILVVDNQAVFASGASGGPRIISATLQSILNHVVFGMPPDQAVATPRFHHQWSPNELLLEEAIPDAVARDLQSRGHAVKRSSGLAAAQAAARDASGLTGGSDPRKGGKPAGF; translated from the coding sequence ATGTTCGCGATTCGTCATGCCGTTGTAACCGCGTTGCTGCTGCTTCCGGGACTTTCCGTCGCGAGCCCGCAAACTTTTCCGCAGGCGGTCGTGGCGGCTGACCATCCGGCGGCCAGTGCCGCGGGAATCGAAATGCTGCAGCAGGGGGGCAATGTCGTCGACGCGGCAGTGGCAACGTCGTTTGCACTTTCCGTCGTTCGTCCGGCGAGCTGCGGCATCGGCGGCGGCGGTTTCATGCTGATCTGGGATGCCGAAAAACACCAGGCCGTTGCTCTTGACTATCGCGAACGAGCTCCGGCATCTGCCACGCCCGAGATGTTTGCGCAGAACGGAGCCGCATCGCAGCCGGAAGACGCCAGCGTGCGCGGCGGACGAGCGGTGGCCGTTCCCGGTACGGTCGCGGGGCTGTGTTACGCCGCCGAACACTATGGAACTCTGCCTCTGGCAACGCTGCTGGCGCCGGCCATTCGCCTGGCTCACGAAGGAGTTGCCGTGGACGAATTCGATGTTGAAGCGCAACACGACACGCTGGGCAAGCTGAATCGGTTTGCCGGCTACGACAGCCGGTTCGCGTCGCTGCGAAGGCTGTATTTGAACAGGGGGCAACTGTGGTCGGCGGGCGATCGGTTCCATTCTCCGCAGCACCGCCTGCTTCAGATCATTGCAGCGGAAGGAAGAGCCGGGTTCTACGAAGGCCGCGTTGCCGAAGCGATTGCGGGCACTGTCCGCAATCACGGCGGCGCGATGACAATGGATGATCTGCGAACCATGCAACCCGTCGTGCGCGCCGCGCTGGTGCGCCGGTTCGGCGGGGCAGATATTGTCACCATGCCGCCCCCGTCAAGCGGCGGAGTCGCGTTGCTGCAGATGCTTCAGACGCTGGAACGCTGGGAGACCGAATCCGGTCGGTCTCTGAATTCGCTGCATCAGAACTCGGCGGACTACATTCATGTCGTCACCGAAGCGATGAAGCACGCGTTTGCGGATCGAGCTGAATTTCTGGGTGATTCCGATTTCGTGGACGTTCCCGTTCGCCGACTGCTCGACGCCGACTACGCGGGCGGGATGGCTGGAAAGATCACGCTGAACCGCACATTGTCGCAGGAAGCGTACGGACGATTCTTCAATCGACCCGATGCAGGGACCAGCCATTTCTCCGTCATCGACGCCGCCGGCAACGCGGTCGCCTGCACGGAAACGATCAACCTGACATACGGAAGCTTTGTCGTGGTTCCGGAGTTTGGTGTTGTGCTGAACAATGAAATGGATGACTTCGCGGCTCGGCCGGGTGAGCCGAATGCTTTCGGCCTGATTCAAAGCAATGCAAACGCCGTCGCGGCAGGCAAGAAGCCGCTGTCGAGCATGACTCCCACGATTCTGGTCGTTGACAATCAGGCCGTGTTCGCCAGCGGAGCCTCCGGCGGTCCGCGGATCATTTCTGCAACGCTGCAGTCGATTCTGAATCATGTGGTGTTCGGCATGCCGCCGGATCAGGCCGTCGCCACGCCGCGATTTCATCACCAGTGGTCACCGAATGAATTGCTGCTGGAAGAGGCAATTCCCGATGCTGTCGCACGGGATCTGCAGTCGCGAGGCCATGCCGTCAAGCGAAGCTCGGGACTCGCGGCTGCCCAGGCCGCCGCCCGCGACGCGTCGGGTCTGACGGGAGGCAGCGATCCTCGAAAGGGCGGAAAACCAGCGGGATTCTGA
- a CDS encoding glycosyltransferase, translating into MQNSDANSDVNSPSQTSSKRLVFCITELDPGGAEKALVRIAVGLKDLGWDVSVVSLRDAGVMAQPLHAAGIPVTALKCGWFGDVRAVYRLTRHLIASPPEILLCFLHQANIVGRIVGRWLKLPRVVSGIRVADSRRWIIWSDRLTRRLVDHYVAVSDAVAELHSRLCGIPSSKISAIPNGVDLPAEPSRRVVLGSPSSFRILYVGRLTAQKSPQTLVEAFCRLSDGVRTATTLDFIGDGPQRSAMTRLIQQRGLSDRVRLLGHRDDVADFLQAADLLVLPSIWEGLPNVVLEAMAHRLPVVASDVDGVRDLIRDKDTGWLVPPGQPDDLAATITQVLQSPQLRAEVAENAFAMVKENFTWDAAIRKYDGLLCRLMKSD; encoded by the coding sequence ATGCAGAATTCAGACGCGAACTCTGACGTGAATTCCCCGTCGCAGACTTCATCAAAGCGGCTCGTTTTCTGCATTACGGAACTCGACCCCGGCGGGGCCGAAAAGGCTCTGGTGCGAATCGCCGTCGGACTGAAGGATCTGGGCTGGGACGTGTCCGTCGTCAGTCTGCGCGATGCCGGAGTGATGGCACAGCCGCTGCATGCCGCGGGGATCCCCGTGACTGCGCTCAAGTGCGGTTGGTTCGGCGACGTCCGGGCCGTCTACCGGCTGACTCGCCATTTGATAGCTTCGCCTCCGGAGATCCTGCTTTGCTTTCTGCACCAGGCGAACATTGTCGGTCGAATCGTCGGTCGCTGGCTGAAGCTCCCCCGCGTGGTGTCCGGAATTCGCGTTGCCGATTCGCGTCGCTGGATTATCTGGTCGGACCGGCTGACGCGTCGGCTCGTCGATCACTATGTCGCCGTGAGTGATGCCGTCGCGGAACTTCATTCACGTCTGTGCGGCATTCCGTCGTCGAAGATTTCTGCGATTCCAAATGGAGTCGACCTTCCGGCTGAGCCGTCTCGCCGCGTTGTCCTGGGTTCACCAAGTAGCTTTCGGATTCTGTACGTCGGGCGTCTGACGGCTCAGAAGTCGCCGCAGACACTTGTTGAGGCATTCTGCCGACTGTCTGACGGCGTGCGGACGGCGACCACGCTTGACTTCATCGGCGACGGTCCGCAGCGATCGGCGATGACGCGGCTGATCCAACAGCGTGGATTGAGCGATCGTGTGCGGCTGCTCGGACATCGCGATGACGTTGCCGATTTTTTGCAGGCCGCGGATCTGCTGGTGCTTCCTTCGATTTGGGAAGGGCTGCCCAACGTTGTTCTGGAAGCGATGGCTCACCGGCTGCCGGTTGTGGCTTCAGATGTCGACGGTGTGCGCGATCTGATTCGGGACAAAGACACTGGCTGGCTGGTTCCGCCCGGACAACCTGATGACCTTGCGGCCACGATCACGCAGGTGCTTCAGTCGCCTCAGCTTCGTGCGGAAGTTGCTGAGAATGCATTTGCGATGGTGAAGGAAAACTTCACCTGGGACGCCGCGATCCGGAAATACGACGGACTGCTTTGTCGGCTGATGAAGTCCGACTGA